A stretch of DNA from Gemmatimonadota bacterium:
AAGGTACTCGTTCCGTTGGACGACCAGGTCGATTCCCTGCAGCGCGTGCACCACCTCGGCGCCCAGAACGTAGTCCTTACGGAGCCCCTCCGTCTGAATGACGGGATGGCCATTCGTCATCGCCTTCGTGCTCATTTCGTTGACTCCGATTTGCGCCGCTTGGACGCCTTTTCTACATCCTGTCTTACCGGTTTCCCGTCCTCGAGGCTGCGGATCGCCTCGTAGGGACCGGCCACGACTGAGTCCCCCTCTGCCAGCCCTTTCAGCACTTCGAAGTGCTCGGGCCCGGCAACGCCGACCTCGACGGGGACGAAATGGGCTTTGCCCTTGCGTACCACGAAGGCTCCTTCCTGGTCCCGCTTCTCCTCCTCCCCCGCCTTCTCGGCCGCGGCCTTTGCCTCGCGACCTTCCTGCGGCAGCGGCTCGGCTGCAGGCTGCTCGCGCAAGGTGAGCGCGATGATGGGGATGGCCAGGGTGCTCTTCCGCGTGTCGGTCACGATCTCGGCCGTAGCGGAGAGATCCGGCCGCAGCGTGGCCGGTGGGCGGTCCAGCTCGAGCACGACCTCGAAGTCTACCGCCTGCGCCTGCCCACCCTGGCCGAAGGCGGGGCTGGCGGAGGGCGGGCGCAGCGCGCTGTGGCCGATGCGGGTCACGCGTCCCGCGAAGGTGTCGCGCGGGAACGCATCGATCTCGATCCGCGCGCTGTCGCCCAGCCGGAGCTCCGGGACGTCCGTTTCGTCCACCTGGATGACCGCTTCAATGACCGAGAGGTTGCTGATGGTGAGGAGCAGGCTGCCCGGGTTGTTCATGGTCCCGATGATGGCCATCTCCCCCTCTTCCACATTGCGCCGCGTCACGATTCCATCCATAGGCGCGCGGATCGTGGTCTTTGCGAGCTGATCTTCGGCTTCCCGCAGCGCCGCCCGCGCTTGCTCCACGCCGAAGCGGGCGGCTTCCAGCAGCGCGCCCTGGATCCGAACCTGCGTCTCGGCCTCCTCGAGCGCCTGCTCGCTGATCAGTGCCGCGCCGTTCTCGCGCAGCGACTTGGACCGCTCGAGCGCCTGCTCTGCTCCGAGCAGGCTGGCCCGCGCCTGCGCCTCCCGGGCCAGTGCCTCACTCACGGCAGCGCGGGCACGCAGCACGGCGGCCTCGTACTGCGAAGGATCGATGCGCAACAGGAGCTGGCCACGCCGGACCGGGTCGCCCTCCTCGACCAGCAGCTCTGTGATCCGGCCCATGATGTCGGCCTGGATATCGACCGAGCGGTGCGGCCGGATCCAGCCGCTGGCCCGCACGGTGGCGACCAGGTCGCGGCGCGTCACCGTCTCGATACGGACCGGGATGCCGCCGCGCCCGCCGCGGGCCATGCTCAGCCCGCCTACCACGCCGATGAGCACCACTGCGCCCGCGCCAATGCCGATCTTCGTCCTTCGTTTCATGGGCCGCGCTCCTGGGCGGCGAGCTTCTCCCCGACCGCGGCCTCGAGGGCGGCCAGCGCTTCATGGAACGAATAGACGGCTACCAGGTAGGCGCGATCCGCCCGCGCCTTGATGGTTTCCGCTTCCAGCAGGTCGACAAACGAGGCGGCGCCCACGCGATATCGTTCCCGAGCCAGGCGGAGCTGCTCGTCCCCCAACTCGCGATTGCGCTCGTCGAGTCCGACGGTTCGGTACGACGTGGCCAGCGTCTGCAGGGCGGCGGCCACCTCGGTCTTGAGCCGCAGTTCCTCGGCGCGCAGCCGGTGCCGCGCGTCCTGGGCGGCCACGCGCGCGCTTTCCACCTGCCGCTGGCGCGAGAAGCCCTGAAAGATCGGCAAGGAGAGCCGCAACTGGAAGGTGGGCGGCTGGCTGCTGAAGTCGAAGGGAAAGGTGTTGTTGCCGTCCAGAATCCGCTGCCGCTGGGCATCCGTGAGCACGAAGCCGGAGCAGTCCACGGGTGTGCCGGGAAGCGGCTCCCGCAACCCCGTCGAGATCTGGTTCAGCAACTCGCATTGCTCGCGCTGCCCGTCCAGGCTGAGCCGCGTCTGCTCGACCAGCGACTCAGGCTCGCCCGACTCGCGGGTGAAGCCGGACCAGCCGGCGCTCAGCTCGAGGGTCGGCAGATAGGCGCTGCGGGCCATGCGCACGCCGGCGCTGGCCGACTGCTCGAGGGCGTGCAGGGCTTCGAGCTGCGGATGACGGGAAAGGGCGCGCTGGACCAGTTCCTCCTTCGACCAGCGCGGCTCGAACACCTGGAACGCACTGGTTAGCTCGACATCCCGCTCGAGCTCCATGCCCAGTCGTTCGAGCAGCCGGAGCTTCTCCGT
This window harbors:
- a CDS encoding efflux RND transporter periplasmic adaptor subunit, with the protein product MKRRTKIGIGAGAVVLIGVVGGLSMARGGRGGIPVRIETVTRRDLVATVRASGWIRPHRSVDIQADIMGRITELLVEEGDPVRRGQLLLRIDPSQYEAAVLRARAAVSEALAREAQARASLLGAEQALERSKSLRENGAALISEQALEEAETQVRIQGALLEAARFGVEQARAALREAEDQLAKTTIRAPMDGIVTRRNVEEGEMAIIGTMNNPGSLLLTISNLSVIEAVIQVDETDVPELRLGDSARIEIDAFPRDTFAGRVTRIGHSALRPPSASPAFGQGGQAQAVDFEVVLELDRPPATLRPDLSATAEIVTDTRKSTLAIPIIALTLREQPAAEPLPQEGREAKAAAEKAGEEEKRDQEGAFVVRKGKAHFVPVEVGVAGPEHFEVLKGLAEGDSVVAGPYEAIRSLEDGKPVRQDVEKASKRRKSESTK
- a CDS encoding TolC family protein — translated: MLSTAANPRRRWVLGGLALALTLCPAAGRAQQSPATLSLDEAIALARRHNPEFLSQQNNEVSADWGVREAYGGLLPTAFASTGLQYQARGRPRFGIFTAEDIGFDETPAYYLSDYYLGLNYQLGAATFFRLGRERAAQRAAEAETRAAEFTLAAAVTRQYLTALRARDGVALARQELQRAEETLKLAQARVAVGAAIPLEEKQAAVERGRAEVVLLQAENLLQTEKLRLLERLGMELERDVELTSAFQVFEPRWSKEELVQRALSRHPQLEALHALEQSASAGVRMARSAYLPTLELSAGWSGFTRESGEPESLVEQTRLSLDGQREQCELLNQISTGLREPLPGTPVDCSGFVLTDAQRQRILDGNNTFPFDFSSQPPTFQLRLSLPIFQGFSRQRQVESARVAAQDARHRLRAEELRLKTEVAAALQTLATSYRTVGLDERNRELGDEQLRLARERYRVGAASFVDLLEAETIKARADRAYLVAVYSFHEALAALEAAVGEKLAAQERGP